The Micromonospora sp. M71_S20 genome window below encodes:
- a CDS encoding TetR/AcrR family transcriptional regulator: MTAVGNGAQTAGRPTRLPRSARRKQLLAAAQEVFVAQGYHAAAMDDIAERAGVSKPVLYQHFPGKMELYLALLDTHCDAILAKVDDAMRGTNDNKERVGASVRAYFDFVDHESEAFRLVFESDLRNDPAVRQRVERVEQGCIAAITDTIISDTGISRAHAELLASGLVGAAETAAQFWLARGRQLPKAEAEALVAALSWRGIASFPLQGESA; this comes from the coding sequence ATGACCGCTGTGGGGAACGGTGCCCAGACCGCCGGCCGGCCCACCCGCCTGCCCCGCTCCGCGCGCCGCAAGCAGCTGCTCGCCGCGGCCCAGGAGGTGTTCGTCGCCCAGGGCTACCACGCGGCCGCGATGGACGACATCGCCGAGCGGGCGGGAGTCTCCAAGCCCGTGCTCTACCAGCACTTCCCCGGCAAGATGGAGCTCTACCTCGCCCTGTTGGACACGCACTGTGACGCGATCCTCGCGAAGGTCGACGACGCCATGCGCGGCACCAACGACAACAAGGAGCGGGTCGGCGCGTCGGTGCGCGCCTACTTCGACTTCGTCGACCACGAGAGCGAGGCGTTCCGCCTCGTCTTCGAGTCGGACCTGCGCAACGACCCGGCGGTGCGCCAGCGCGTCGAGCGGGTGGAGCAGGGCTGCATCGCGGCGATCACCGACACCATCATCTCCGACACGGGGATCAGCCGGGCCCACGCCGAGCTGCTCGCCTCCGGCCTGGTCGGCGCGGCCGAGACCGCCGCGCAGTTCTGGCTGGCTCGTGGCCGGCAGCTGCCCAAGGCCGAGGCGGAGGCACTGGTCGCGGCGCTCTCCTGGCGGGGCATCGCCAGCTTCCCGCTGCAAGGTGAGTCAGCCTGA
- a CDS encoding DUF3152 domain-containing protein, giving the protein MSPARHPTPSRRAPAPAEGRRRAPAGAPPRDGGVDLTRPRHRRPARRRRLVELVALVLAVGAAVAVIADRRGADVGAETLTAEQLPPAPMLAPGAASPLPSSPAASPSAVEPPPAVLRLPGPVPSAGRGSFGYDDRVGPVLGDAGTLRRYRVAVESGAGEDAGEFAAAVERALAGPGSWVDGGLRLQQVRAASRHDFTVYLATAKTAGRLCAAGGVDIRVGGRPYTSCRAPGKVIINLDRWRLSVPHYVSAKVPLSVYRTYVVNHEVGHQLGHRHERCPGRGRVAPVMMQQTLFLNGCVANPWPYRDGRRYAGPRL; this is encoded by the coding sequence ATGTCCCCCGCCCGTCACCCCACCCCGTCCCGCCGTGCCCCCGCCCCCGCCGAGGGCCGCCGCCGTGCCCCCGCCGGGGCGCCGCCACGGGACGGCGGCGTGGACCTGACCCGCCCGCGGCACCGCCGTCCGGCGCGTCGGCGCCGTCTCGTGGAGCTGGTCGCGCTGGTGCTCGCGGTCGGCGCGGCGGTGGCGGTGATCGCCGACCGGCGGGGCGCCGACGTCGGCGCGGAGACGCTCACCGCCGAGCAGTTACCTCCCGCGCCGATGCTCGCGCCGGGGGCGGCCTCGCCGCTGCCGTCGTCGCCCGCCGCGTCGCCCTCGGCCGTCGAGCCTCCGCCGGCCGTGCTCCGGCTGCCCGGGCCGGTGCCGTCGGCGGGCCGGGGCAGCTTCGGCTACGACGACCGGGTCGGCCCGGTGCTGGGTGACGCTGGCACGCTGCGCCGCTACCGGGTCGCCGTGGAGTCGGGCGCCGGCGAGGACGCGGGCGAGTTCGCCGCCGCCGTCGAGCGGGCGCTCGCCGGGCCGGGGAGCTGGGTCGACGGCGGGCTGCGGTTGCAGCAGGTACGCGCCGCCTCCCGGCACGACTTCACGGTCTACCTCGCCACGGCGAAGACGGCGGGCCGGTTGTGTGCCGCCGGAGGGGTGGACATCCGGGTGGGCGGGCGGCCCTACACGTCGTGCCGGGCGCCCGGGAAGGTGATCATCAACCTGGACCGCTGGCGGCTCTCGGTGCCGCACTACGTCAGCGCGAAGGTGCCGCTCTCGGTCTACCGGACGTACGTGGTGAACCACGAGGTCGGGCACCAGTTGGGCCACCGGCACGAGCGCTGCCCCGGCAGGGGCCGGGTGGCGCCGGTGATGATGCAGCAGACGCTCTTCCTCAACGGCTGCGTGGCGAACCCGTGGCCGTACCGCGACGGTCGCCGGTACGCGGGCCCACGGCTCTGA
- a CDS encoding alpha/beta fold hydrolase, which yields MKRATLRPDHLLPEHSVPPPWPGREVRLDGTVTYVRDTPATAPDAEPALYVHGLGGSSQNWTDLAYLLADHLDGQAIDLPGFGRSEPGRRYTVPAFADRVIRWIEHSGRGPVHLFGNSLGGAISVQVAGTRPDLVRSLTLISPALPFLDFRRSLQGRMLPLLAIPRGERLAAWRLAQIAPEVMAQQVMESCVADLSRICDQRRQEALEEIRVRHEAAHYAAAYVRTFRGLVSSFLRSYLPGSGSLWRLAATVEAPTLVVGGRADRLVDVRVAPQTARVVPDSRLLMLDGVGHVAQLEVPRLVARAVLGLLTETGDTARRSDMAG from the coding sequence ATGAAGCGCGCCACCCTCCGGCCGGACCACCTCCTTCCCGAGCACTCCGTCCCACCGCCCTGGCCGGGGCGGGAGGTACGCCTCGACGGCACGGTGACGTACGTCCGGGACACGCCGGCCACCGCGCCCGACGCGGAGCCGGCGCTCTACGTGCACGGGCTCGGTGGTTCGTCGCAGAACTGGACCGACCTGGCGTACCTGCTCGCCGACCACCTCGACGGGCAGGCCATCGACCTGCCGGGGTTCGGCCGCAGCGAGCCGGGTCGCCGGTACACCGTGCCGGCCTTCGCCGACCGGGTGATCCGCTGGATCGAACACTCCGGCCGGGGGCCGGTGCACCTGTTCGGCAACTCGCTGGGCGGGGCCATCTCGGTGCAGGTGGCGGGGACGCGGCCGGACCTGGTCCGGAGCCTGACCCTGATCTCGCCGGCGCTGCCGTTCCTGGACTTCCGGCGCTCGTTGCAGGGCCGGATGCTGCCGCTGCTGGCGATCCCCCGGGGCGAGCGCCTCGCCGCCTGGCGGCTGGCCCAGATCGCGCCCGAGGTGATGGCCCAGCAGGTGATGGAGTCCTGCGTCGCCGACCTCAGCCGGATCTGCGACCAGCGCCGTCAGGAGGCGCTGGAGGAGATCCGGGTGCGGCACGAGGCCGCGCACTACGCCGCCGCGTACGTCCGGACGTTCCGGGGACTGGTCTCCAGCTTCCTGCGGTCGTACCTGCCGGGGTCGGGGTCGCTGTGGCGGCTCGCCGCGACGGTCGAGGCGCCCACCCTGGTCGTCGGCGGGCGGGCCGACCGGCTGGTGGACGTGCGGGTGGCCCCGCAGACGGCCCGCGTCGTCCCGGACAGCCGGCTGCTGATGCTCGACGGGGTCGGCCACGTGGCGCAACTGGAGGTGCCGCGCCTGGTGGCCCGGGCCGTGCTGGGCCTGCTCACCGAAACGGGGGACACCGCCCGGCGGTCCGACATGGCAGGCTGA
- a CDS encoding ferritin-like fold-containing protein — translation MSATDLPDHAVVDLLGLVAFGELLAFERMAVDARLAPDLRRRAALGEMAAAEIGNYRRLADRLAALGVLPDDAMAPYVEPLQAYHDSTEPRDWAEAVTKAYVGDAITDDFLREIAAALAEPDRQLVLDVLHDSSYADFAVAEIRAAVEADPRVAGRLSMWARRLVGEALSQAGRVAAAERGALTALVAQSGRVDVPGLFGRLTAAHATRMAAAGLNN, via the coding sequence GTGTCCGCGACCGATCTGCCCGACCATGCCGTCGTCGACCTGCTCGGCCTGGTGGCCTTCGGTGAGCTGCTCGCCTTCGAACGGATGGCCGTCGACGCCCGACTCGCCCCCGACCTGCGCCGGCGGGCGGCGCTGGGCGAGATGGCCGCCGCCGAGATCGGCAACTACCGGCGGCTCGCCGACCGGCTCGCCGCGCTCGGCGTGCTTCCCGACGACGCCATGGCGCCGTACGTCGAGCCGCTCCAGGCGTACCACGACTCGACCGAGCCGAGGGACTGGGCGGAGGCGGTGACGAAGGCGTACGTGGGCGACGCCATCACCGACGACTTCCTCCGGGAGATCGCCGCGGCCCTGGCCGAGCCGGACCGTCAGCTCGTCCTCGACGTGCTGCACGACTCGTCGTACGCCGACTTCGCCGTCGCCGAGATCCGGGCGGCCGTCGAGGCCGACCCGAGGGTGGCCGGCCGGCTCTCGATGTGGGCGCGGCGACTGGTCGGCGAGGCGCTGTCACAGGCCGGCCGGGTGGCCGCCGCCGAGCGGGGGGCGCTCACCGCGCTCGTGGCACAGAGCGGCCGGGTGGACGTGCCGGGGCTGTTCGGGCGGCTGACCGCGGCGCACGCCACGCGGATGGCCGCCGCCGGGCTGAACAACTGA
- a CDS encoding DUF3107 domain-containing protein, with the protein MEVKIGVQYAPRELVLESAQSPAEIEQIVTDAFGKDEGTLSLTDEKGRRVIVPVNKVAYVEIAEASPRAVGFTVR; encoded by the coding sequence GTGGAGGTCAAGATCGGCGTGCAGTACGCGCCCCGCGAGCTGGTCCTGGAGAGCGCGCAGTCGCCGGCCGAGATCGAGCAGATCGTGACCGACGCCTTCGGCAAGGACGAGGGCACCCTCTCCCTGACCGACGAGAAGGGCCGGCGGGTGATCGTGCCGGTCAACAAGGTCGCCTACGTCGAGATCGCCGAGGCGTCGCCGCGCGCGGTCGGGTTCACCGTCCGCTGA